From a region of the Teredinibacter turnerae genome:
- a CDS encoding TonB-dependent receptor domain-containing protein: MKSTNWSPTVAVLVACGVSQAFADSATADATTDSAAPMVEEMMVLASYTPMENATDVERQSSEIVDAVDADQLAKFGDSNVAAAAKRVAGVSINDDKYVVLRGLDGRYVSATLNGNLMPTTDPLRRDVQLDLFPSNILKNIQIQKSYSVDLPGTTTGGSLGMATKGLPDERVTKLSVSGGYNFDVTGSDIVSYEGSGTDWLTYDDGFRDVPAEVNSAYDGTSGYPVNVCDGFGCDVSFEDAGRLGQQFPTSYNIENKSASPDWSVGVSHGNRIESGLGSFGYYASGYLGNKTSARIDAQFSTGDKIGTYNRSKESAKLGGYLVLGFEDNHDGEWLSKTILLRQSENVTKVEDGYNNYSEQNYKQATLRWNERQFLSQQFSGKHFFFSTHELEWRAAVSQTTMDEPDRKSWTYSENRLITSSSERRFSELTEDSNDFGLSYLMPVDFSTNISTAFKAGYLYNTRERSWDIARFRFVDHPAVNALPPIDKTLTPDELLSPENLECRDVGGELCAAYFYLQKSTVSTDSFNSDIETTAYYFNTETTFGSAWKLVAGVRQEDNFIELYYPYRNSSDPARDYSTLDVSDTLPALSLSFTPSDYWQFRLSSSQTISLPGVIERSEASLLDPETDTRIFGNPDLQPATIDNLDFRVEYYFDDGGSISLALFNKTINDPIEKTLENASGSAADGYTFNNATSADLSGVEIDFSKVLMETGSIAIDVGGNMSFIESEVTLDAASLALEGADAQGRELQGQSPFLFNAQVGFEHLASQQQVNLLVNYFDDKIFAVGKGIYVDNEYESGQVSLDLTYSKTFLNESVVKVKLSNILNSETERTQNGAVTESYKEGTELQIGYSYSF; encoded by the coding sequence ATGAAATCCACTAACTGGTCACCGACTGTGGCCGTTCTTGTTGCCTGCGGTGTAAGTCAGGCATTCGCCGATTCTGCCACTGCCGATGCCACAACAGATTCAGCCGCCCCAATGGTTGAAGAGATGATGGTTCTGGCGAGCTACACGCCGATGGAGAACGCGACGGATGTAGAACGTCAGTCCTCTGAAATTGTTGATGCGGTAGATGCGGACCAATTGGCAAAGTTTGGTGATTCCAACGTTGCCGCTGCGGCCAAGCGAGTTGCGGGCGTTTCAATTAATGACGATAAATATGTTGTATTGCGCGGTTTGGATGGTCGTTATGTTTCTGCCACGCTTAATGGCAACCTGATGCCGACGACTGACCCATTGCGTCGCGATGTACAGCTCGACCTGTTTCCGTCGAACATATTAAAAAATATCCAAATCCAGAAAAGTTATTCCGTTGATTTGCCGGGCACGACCACGGGTGGTTCTTTGGGGATGGCTACCAAAGGTTTACCTGATGAGCGCGTAACCAAATTATCTGTGTCGGGCGGTTATAATTTTGATGTGACCGGAAGTGATATTGTGTCGTACGAAGGTAGTGGTACGGACTGGTTAACCTACGACGACGGCTTTCGTGATGTGCCTGCTGAAGTTAACAGTGCCTACGATGGTACTTCCGGCTACCCGGTGAACGTGTGTGATGGTTTCGGTTGTGATGTGTCTTTTGAAGACGCTGGACGGTTGGGCCAGCAGTTTCCAACCAGCTATAACATCGAGAATAAATCAGCTAGTCCCGATTGGAGTGTTGGTGTTTCCCACGGCAACCGAATCGAGAGTGGTCTGGGTTCTTTCGGTTACTACGCCTCAGGGTATCTGGGCAATAAAACCAGTGCGCGAATTGACGCTCAATTTTCAACCGGTGATAAAATAGGTACATACAACCGTAGCAAAGAAAGCGCTAAGCTCGGTGGGTATTTGGTATTAGGCTTCGAAGATAATCATGACGGTGAGTGGTTGAGTAAAACCATATTGCTGCGCCAATCCGAAAACGTTACCAAAGTTGAGGATGGGTATAACAACTATTCTGAACAAAATTATAAACAAGCTACACTCCGCTGGAATGAGCGCCAATTTCTATCTCAACAGTTTTCTGGTAAGCATTTCTTCTTTTCAACTCACGAGCTTGAGTGGCGAGCCGCTGTTTCTCAGACGACCATGGATGAGCCTGATCGTAAGAGTTGGACATATTCAGAGAATCGTTTAATTACCAGCTCTAGTGAGCGACGTTTTTCTGAACTAACAGAAGATAGTAATGATTTTGGTTTGAGCTACTTAATGCCGGTAGATTTTTCAACCAATATCTCTACCGCTTTTAAGGCCGGCTATCTTTACAATACGCGAGAGAGATCTTGGGATATTGCCCGTTTTCGTTTCGTTGATCATCCCGCTGTGAATGCTTTACCGCCGATTGATAAAACACTGACTCCTGACGAGTTATTGTCACCAGAAAATCTGGAATGTCGAGATGTAGGTGGTGAACTTTGTGCAGCCTATTTCTATCTGCAAAAGTCCACAGTGAGTACGGATAGTTTCAATTCTGATATCGAGACAACGGCATACTATTTCAATACAGAAACAACTTTTGGTTCTGCGTGGAAATTGGTAGCTGGAGTCCGGCAAGAAGACAATTTTATTGAGCTCTATTATCCGTACCGCAATAGTAGCGACCCTGCGCGGGATTACAGCACCTTGGATGTAAGCGATACCTTACCCGCGCTATCGCTGAGCTTTACACCGAGCGATTATTGGCAATTTCGCCTCTCGTCTAGTCAGACCATTTCACTCCCCGGTGTGATTGAACGCTCCGAGGCGTCGTTGCTCGACCCTGAAACCGATACCCGAATTTTTGGCAACCCGGATCTTCAGCCTGCCACAATCGATAATCTCGATTTTCGTGTTGAATATTATTTTGATGATGGTGGTAGCATTTCTTTAGCGTTGTTTAATAAAACTATCAACGACCCTATTGAAAAAACGCTAGAAAATGCCTCTGGCTCAGCGGCCGATGGCTACACCTTCAACAATGCGACGTCGGCTGATTTAAGCGGTGTTGAAATTGATTTTAGCAAAGTACTCATGGAAACGGGCAGCATCGCGATAGATGTTGGCGGCAACATGTCTTTTATTGAGTCTGAAGTTACTTTGGATGCCGCGAGCCTTGCTTTAGAGGGGGCTGACGCACAGGGGCGCGAGCTGCAAGGTCAATCACCTTTCCTGTTTAATGCACAGGTTGGTTTTGAACACTTGGCTAGCCAACAACAAGTTAACCTGCTCGTTAACTACTTTGACGATAAAATTTTTGCTGTAGGCAAGGGTATTTACGTTGATAACGAATACGAGTCGGGTCAGGTTTCTCTTGACTTAACCTACAGCAAGACTTTCTTGAATGAGTCGGTAGTGAAAGTTAAGTTGTCCAATATTTTGAACAGCGAAACTGAGCGCACACAGAATGGAGCTGTGACCGAAAGCTACAAAGAAGGTACAGAACTTCAGATCGGTTACTCGTACTCGTTCTAA
- a CDS encoding UDP-2,3-diacylglucosamine diphosphatase, with product MTVSQHVNARTVWISDVHLGFKDCKVDYLYKFLSSVQCDTLYLVGDIVDLWSLKKRIYWPQEHYHILLKLYELADKGTRVIYIPGNHDDPMRRFAGQKFGPIEIAIEHEYTSVSGKKYWILHGDAVDAYMKYDWLKRMTGDAAYNLLLFINRWGNRFRRLAGMPYFSLAGQIKDNIHGARAAIERYKKQVIREAKKRRYDGVICGHIHRADLETTDNFVYANTGDWIESCTALTEDYAGNLHLLHCVDRVELKASDRGVLEGNDGELDAA from the coding sequence ATGACAGTCTCTCAGCACGTAAATGCGCGTACCGTGTGGATTTCTGACGTTCACCTCGGCTTCAAGGACTGCAAAGTCGACTACCTCTATAAGTTCCTGTCGTCTGTGCAATGCGACACCCTGTACCTGGTGGGTGACATTGTCGACCTCTGGTCCCTAAAAAAACGGATCTACTGGCCACAAGAGCACTACCATATCCTGCTCAAGCTCTACGAACTGGCAGACAAAGGCACCCGGGTAATCTACATTCCAGGCAACCACGACGACCCCATGCGCCGTTTCGCCGGACAGAAATTCGGGCCGATAGAAATAGCCATCGAACACGAATACACCAGCGTATCCGGCAAGAAATACTGGATACTCCACGGTGACGCCGTTGACGCCTACATGAAATACGATTGGCTAAAACGCATGACCGGTGACGCGGCCTATAATTTATTGCTGTTTATCAACCGTTGGGGCAACCGTTTTCGCCGCCTCGCGGGTATGCCCTATTTCTCACTTGCCGGGCAAATTAAAGACAATATCCACGGCGCACGCGCCGCCATCGAGCGCTACAAGAAACAGGTCATCCGCGAAGCTAAAAAACGCCGCTACGACGGTGTTATTTGCGGTCACATTCATCGCGCAGACCTGGAGACAACCGATAACTTTGTGTACGCCAACACCGGGGATTGGATAGAAAGCTGCACAGCACTCACGGAAGATTACGCCGGGAATTTACATCTGTTGCACTGCGTCGATCGAGTAGAGCTGAAAGCCTCCGACCGTGGTGTTTTGGAAGGTAATGACGGGGAGTTGGATGCGGCTTAG
- a CDS encoding DUF2061 domain-containing protein, with translation MIKTLTFAVMHFSIAFAVAWALTGDWAVGGAVALVEPAINSVGYIFHEKIWAHFKGTPAQDVASTLAC, from the coding sequence ATGATCAAAACCCTCACATTTGCCGTAATGCATTTCTCCATAGCGTTCGCCGTCGCCTGGGCGTTAACCGGCGACTGGGCGGTAGGAGGTGCAGTCGCGCTGGTTGAGCCAGCAATTAACAGCGTCGGTTACATTTTTCACGAGAAAATTTGGGCGCACTTTAAAGGTACGCCAGCGCAGGACGTCGCTTCCACCTTGGCGTGTTGA
- a CDS encoding outer membrane beta-barrel protein produces MRSTPVALALALTFGLTSASAFADNARGFYVGANFTGILADDLIVNEPMDEDDDLKLAATELMVGYKYNGYLGIDLRYGNGMGDKALQFAEDGRNEYSIDNYTSAYFRFESINDQARFYALLGYTELSSTIALQTLNGTTSSELDESESGLSAGLGAGWFFNNGVNLNVELRNLMHTDDMSLPSVSVGLDYRI; encoded by the coding sequence ATGAGATCGACGCCTGTCGCACTGGCTTTGGCACTTACATTTGGCCTAACTTCCGCGTCTGCCTTCGCAGACAACGCACGCGGGTTTTACGTTGGAGCCAATTTCACCGGTATTCTCGCAGACGACCTAATCGTCAATGAACCGATGGACGAAGATGACGACCTAAAACTGGCCGCAACCGAACTAATGGTGGGCTACAAATACAACGGTTATCTCGGCATCGATCTGCGCTACGGCAATGGCATGGGCGATAAAGCCCTGCAATTTGCAGAGGATGGCCGCAACGAGTACAGCATCGACAACTACACTTCCGCTTACTTTCGATTCGAGAGCATCAACGACCAAGCGCGTTTTTATGCGCTTCTTGGGTACACAGAGCTGTCGAGCACAATCGCGCTGCAAACCCTGAATGGCACCACCAGCAGCGAACTTGACGAATCCGAAAGTGGCTTATCCGCCGGGCTGGGGGCTGGCTGGTTTTTCAACAACGGCGTGAACCTGAACGTCGAATTACGCAACCTGATGCATACAGACGATATGTCCCTGCCTAGCGTCAGTGTTGGGCTCGACTATCGTATCTAA
- a CDS encoding DUF4097 family beta strand repeat-containing protein, whose product MKKLIGALLTAVGGMNLATAALADDTVSKDWSYDLAPYQRLTVSAEHTDVQISQSQQDKIYLVLEQKVISGDPQTCLLDIRAVVRENELKIATDWPYGADKNHCKVKRTLKIALDERAIRRFDLKLEHGDLDVASLGVKTQQFAVEHGAINAGTFTGTTTSLNARHTDVKIDKVEVANFNLDGSHGDMAVATLQSDTLSGRWRHGDIQFANVNTKTVDLDHAHGGVVLAEHRGTKLSIHNEHGLIKAAKSDAVAVELANSHGDISYAGTSDQINVKSSHGDVKLIQKNSEFKQVFGRTSHGDINVKVPAASVCDYRIGKESKIDQDVVRQSGDCSKGGEISLAGRSGGQSISAI is encoded by the coding sequence ATGAAAAAATTAATAGGGGCTTTGCTGACGGCAGTAGGTGGAATGAATCTGGCGACGGCTGCGCTTGCTGACGACACCGTGAGTAAGGACTGGAGCTACGATCTAGCGCCTTATCAACGATTGACAGTTTCGGCTGAACATACTGACGTGCAAATCTCCCAGTCCCAGCAAGATAAGATCTACTTGGTGTTGGAACAGAAGGTAATTTCCGGTGATCCGCAGACCTGTCTTCTGGATATTCGCGCAGTGGTTCGAGAAAATGAACTTAAAATTGCTACGGACTGGCCATACGGTGCGGATAAAAATCACTGTAAGGTTAAACGCACGTTAAAAATTGCTCTGGACGAGCGGGCGATCCGCCGATTCGATCTAAAACTGGAGCACGGAGATTTGGATGTGGCGAGTTTGGGAGTAAAAACTCAGCAATTTGCTGTAGAGCATGGCGCGATAAACGCAGGGACGTTTACTGGTACTACAACCTCACTGAACGCCAGGCACACAGATGTAAAAATCGACAAGGTTGAAGTAGCGAATTTTAATCTGGATGGTAGCCATGGTGACATGGCTGTAGCGACTTTACAGAGTGATACGCTTTCCGGCCGTTGGCGCCATGGCGATATTCAGTTTGCAAATGTAAATACAAAAACAGTGGATTTGGATCACGCCCACGGTGGTGTGGTGTTAGCTGAGCACCGCGGTACAAAACTATCAATTCATAATGAACACGGCTTAATTAAAGCGGCGAAAAGCGACGCTGTTGCGGTTGAACTGGCGAATAGTCACGGGGATATTTCTTACGCTGGAACGAGTGATCAAATAAACGTAAAAAGTTCGCATGGCGATGTAAAACTCATCCAGAAAAACAGCGAGTTTAAGCAGGTTTTTGGTCGCACAAGCCACGGTGACATCAACGTAAAAGTTCCTGCTGCAAGTGTATGTGATTATCGCATAGGGAAAGAGTCCAAAATTGATCAGGACGTGGTACGCCAGTCTGGCGACTGTTCAAAAGGTGGTGAAATTTCTCTCGCAGGCCGCTCAGGTGGACAGTCAATCTCTGCAATATAG
- a CDS encoding ATP-dependent DNA helicase, giving the protein MCSGNKPPPSITAHAHYPDLNLSVTELVSFAARKGDLFNDDAGGPDAQQGQRGHQQIQKSRKAPWEAEIALKDVWLVENQRVTLGGRVDLINRSTNTVIIEEIKTCLIPGHLIPETRKLLHWAQLRVYAALYVHMTPEHPENAPLLLRLTYFDLTTQQIFQQDDDILPQEAVEYCESLLTVYLRWWQQVYDRRTAARVFARDLAFPFAHYRPLQRETAAEVYRHIRDKKPILIEAPTGSGKTLTALFPAIKAFGENWHTQTLYLTSKGSTQVQAESTVRQLDPEGYLDTLIIQARDKVCPCLSNDENTRSSCTDDDGYCTRTMGFYDRLPTARSEALRIAKLTKLALAEIAETYHICPFALSLHLAPWLSIVIADVNYFFDPLVRLSCFDEHTHSRVILLDEAHNLPSRARDMYSAELDSALSEGVRKSLPRNAAKLKKAIAKLVHLLRLLDEKPINEKDLTRLMYFPLQNLLQALQQEEAGVEITGSTAGFSSNYREWLKQLYRFAVMLQLFSAAHICSVTKDGKERGLKIRCLDASGFLEKLQAQARSTIAFSATLDPFNFTRQQLGLPQKTQGYRLPPVFPEENQCVICTTYITTHWRNRAESLTPLVELIREVTRAKPGNYLVFFPSYAYLEMAAKAYNAAFPETELFLQTAASSDTQRQKFIDRFLKDDEPKLGFAIVGGLFAEGIDYAGTALLGAIIIGTGMPQPDDEQQQMSQYFSRCGLNGFQYAFQFPGLIRLRQTAGRVIRTESDKGVIVFVEPRLLRADNWNYLGTHLTMQISESPAQLSQQIRDFWQLPEQ; this is encoded by the coding sequence ATGTGCAGTGGCAATAAGCCCCCACCAAGCATTACTGCCCATGCCCACTACCCAGACCTCAATTTAAGTGTCACAGAGCTGGTCAGCTTTGCTGCCCGAAAAGGGGATCTGTTCAATGATGATGCCGGAGGGCCAGACGCGCAACAAGGCCAGCGCGGTCATCAGCAAATTCAAAAATCCCGTAAAGCGCCATGGGAAGCCGAAATTGCGCTAAAGGATGTGTGGCTGGTGGAAAACCAGCGCGTAACGCTGGGTGGGCGGGTGGATTTAATAAACCGCAGCACCAATACTGTGATTATCGAGGAAATTAAAACCTGCCTGATTCCCGGCCATCTCATACCCGAAACTCGCAAGCTTTTACACTGGGCGCAACTTCGGGTATACGCGGCGCTCTATGTGCACATGACGCCTGAGCACCCAGAAAATGCGCCACTGCTATTGCGCCTCACCTATTTCGATCTCACGACGCAACAAATATTTCAGCAGGACGACGACATTCTCCCACAAGAGGCAGTTGAATATTGCGAAAGCTTGCTTACTGTTTATTTGCGTTGGTGGCAACAGGTTTATGATCGCCGTACCGCAGCGCGCGTTTTCGCCCGCGATCTCGCCTTTCCATTTGCACACTACCGCCCGTTGCAACGAGAAACCGCCGCCGAAGTGTACCGACATATTCGCGACAAAAAACCTATCCTAATCGAAGCCCCCACGGGCTCGGGAAAAACGTTAACCGCGCTGTTTCCTGCAATAAAAGCCTTTGGCGAAAACTGGCATACGCAAACACTCTACCTTACTTCCAAAGGCTCAACCCAGGTTCAAGCCGAGTCCACTGTGCGCCAACTAGACCCAGAGGGTTACCTGGACACGCTGATTATTCAAGCTCGCGATAAAGTCTGCCCCTGCCTCTCCAACGACGAAAACACGCGCAGTTCCTGTACTGACGACGACGGATATTGCACGCGAACAATGGGTTTTTATGATCGCCTTCCCACTGCGCGCAGCGAAGCGCTGCGAATTGCAAAGCTAACCAAGCTTGCCCTTGCTGAAATTGCAGAGACTTATCATATTTGCCCATTTGCTTTAAGCCTGCACTTAGCGCCGTGGCTGTCTATTGTCATTGCGGATGTTAATTATTTTTTCGATCCGCTGGTACGACTTAGCTGCTTCGATGAACACACCCATTCGCGCGTAATTCTTCTGGATGAAGCGCACAACCTGCCCAGTCGTGCACGTGACATGTACTCCGCAGAACTGGATTCTGCATTGAGTGAAGGTGTGCGCAAGAGCCTGCCGCGTAACGCAGCAAAGCTGAAAAAAGCCATTGCCAAACTGGTGCACCTGCTACGACTTCTGGACGAAAAGCCGATCAACGAAAAAGATTTAACGCGATTGATGTATTTTCCACTGCAAAATCTCTTGCAGGCCCTACAACAAGAGGAAGCGGGTGTGGAAATAACGGGAAGCACAGCGGGATTCAGCTCCAACTATAGAGAATGGCTAAAGCAGTTGTATCGATTTGCGGTGATGTTACAACTGTTTTCTGCCGCCCACATATGTAGTGTGACTAAAGATGGCAAGGAGCGCGGGCTAAAAATTCGCTGCCTTGACGCAAGTGGGTTTTTAGAAAAACTCCAAGCTCAAGCCCGCTCAACAATCGCTTTTTCCGCTACGCTCGACCCATTTAATTTCACCAGACAGCAACTGGGGCTGCCACAAAAGACACAAGGTTACCGCCTGCCCCCCGTGTTCCCAGAGGAAAATCAATGCGTAATTTGCACCACGTATATCACTACCCATTGGCGTAACAGAGCAGAGTCCCTGACCCCGCTTGTTGAACTCATTCGTGAAGTAACACGCGCAAAACCTGGCAATTACCTGGTATTTTTCCCCTCTTACGCCTACCTGGAAATGGCTGCAAAGGCTTATAACGCTGCTTTTCCTGAGACCGAACTGTTCCTGCAAACCGCTGCAAGTTCCGATACTCAACGCCAGAAATTTATCGACCGATTTTTAAAGGACGACGAGCCGAAACTCGGATTTGCGATAGTCGGCGGACTATTTGCAGAAGGTATTGATTACGCAGGTACTGCGTTACTGGGTGCAATTATTATCGGCACCGGCATGCCACAACCGGATGATGAGCAACAACAGATGAGCCAGTATTTTTCGCGTTGCGGTTTAAACGGTTTTCAGTATGCGTTCCAGTTTCCGGGTCTGATACGCTTGCGACAAACAGCCGGGCGAGTGATCCGCACAGAAAGCGACAAAGGTGTTATTGTTTTTGTGGAGCCCCGGCTGTTGCGAGCGGACAACTGGAACTACCTGGGCACACATTTAACGATGCAAATCAGCGAATCGCCAGCCCAACTGAGCCAGCAGATTCGCGATTTTTGGCAGTTACCCGAACAATAG
- a CDS encoding VRR-NUC domain-containing protein, producing MSPIASAQPQPVARTVLPDPLYYLANFRRLIQRVYERYDDLLSTEERDFYRRLQLLNGDAQALYVRLLTRKGPLFRTSKLRYQEIADQPQAIAGLVAQQLVTQPSEIDLLDAFPLFTKQEWLGLLPDAAAQRLAKPALVPLLQNLTEPVQAIIEQQDESLIQLESSEHFATFCLLYFSNGRQDLTEFVLRDLGVYRFENYSLARATRVFTHREQIDKMLCYYRLRDALDDLASLSREEILALSLQLPTMTSPHHQDKCRGDTLVHRRTERLRLRLARQLERLEAWQDALALYRQCQQQPSRERQVRILYRLAQHQAALQLCQQMFDSLSEAEQTFARQFQPKLLKALGQTVTKPAPPVLNEVQLFLTAGDSPNVELAVAQSLSVNGDCFYVENTLFLCIFCLAFWDAIFADVPGAFSNEFQTGPHDLYEEDFANRRSHFKHGWQKLASWRRAPDELLQFADQKRGIATPFHMGFMPAPELLKLAITRISLHHWQIIFERLLRDLKENRNGLPDLIYFPDEGGYELVEVKGPGDRLQKNQLRWLHYFAEHHIPCQVAYVQWQ from the coding sequence ATGTCGCCAATAGCCTCCGCACAACCACAACCCGTTGCGCGCACTGTTCTGCCCGACCCATTGTATTACCTGGCGAATTTTCGCCGCTTAATCCAGCGGGTGTACGAGCGTTACGACGATTTACTCAGCACCGAGGAACGGGATTTTTACCGACGTCTGCAGCTGTTGAATGGTGATGCTCAGGCCTTGTACGTGCGCTTGCTCACCCGTAAAGGCCCGCTGTTTCGCACCTCTAAATTACGCTATCAGGAGATAGCGGATCAACCGCAGGCGATTGCAGGCTTGGTCGCGCAACAGCTTGTCACCCAGCCTTCCGAAATCGATCTACTCGATGCCTTCCCGCTGTTCACCAAACAGGAATGGCTGGGGTTACTACCAGATGCAGCCGCGCAGCGGCTTGCGAAACCAGCGCTTGTGCCACTGCTGCAAAACCTGACCGAGCCAGTACAAGCGATAATAGAACAGCAGGACGAAAGCCTGATTCAGCTCGAGAGCAGCGAGCACTTCGCCACATTTTGCCTGCTTTATTTCAGCAATGGCCGCCAGGACTTGACCGAATTTGTCCTCCGCGATCTCGGTGTGTACCGCTTCGAGAACTACAGCCTGGCCAGAGCAACGCGCGTTTTCACCCATCGCGAGCAAATAGACAAGATGCTCTGCTACTACCGGCTGCGGGATGCGCTGGACGATCTGGCTAGCTTGAGTCGCGAGGAAATTCTGGCGCTGAGCTTGCAATTGCCAACGATGACCAGCCCCCACCACCAGGATAAGTGTCGGGGGGACACACTTGTACACAGGCGCACAGAGCGATTACGCCTGCGGCTTGCACGCCAGCTGGAGAGGCTTGAGGCCTGGCAGGATGCACTCGCGCTCTACAGACAATGTCAGCAGCAACCGAGCCGCGAACGCCAAGTCCGCATTTTGTACCGCCTGGCGCAGCATCAGGCAGCGCTTCAACTGTGTCAGCAGATGTTCGACAGCCTGAGTGAAGCCGAGCAAACTTTCGCGCGGCAATTCCAGCCAAAATTACTGAAAGCGCTCGGCCAGACAGTAACTAAACCGGCGCCGCCAGTCCTAAACGAAGTCCAGTTGTTCCTGACCGCTGGCGACTCGCCAAATGTGGAACTCGCCGTTGCGCAAAGCTTAAGCGTCAATGGCGACTGTTTTTACGTGGAAAATACACTGTTTCTGTGTATTTTTTGTCTCGCATTTTGGGACGCCATTTTTGCCGATGTACCCGGTGCGTTCAGCAACGAGTTTCAAACTGGTCCACATGATTTATACGAAGAAGATTTTGCCAACCGGCGCAGTCATTTTAAGCACGGCTGGCAAAAGCTTGCGTCCTGGCGGCGCGCGCCGGACGAGCTCCTCCAGTTTGCCGATCAGAAACGCGGAATTGCCACACCGTTTCATATGGGGTTTATGCCAGCGCCAGAGCTACTAAAGTTAGCAATAACGCGCATCTCTTTGCACCACTGGCAGATAATATTCGAGCGCTTGTTACGTGACCTTAAGGAAAATCGCAACGGCCTACCCGATCTAATTTATTTCCCTGATGAAGGCGGCTATGAACTCGTGGAAGTAAAAGGCCCTGGCGACCGTTTGCAAAAAAATCAGCTGCGGTGGCTACACTATTTTGCCGAACATCATATTCCCTGCCAGGTGGCCTATGTGCAGTGGCAATAA